The region TAAGAAAAATAATTATGGTTCTATCGGACTTACTATGCTAAATTAATAATTAATGACAGACTCAAGTCTGATCCTATAAAGACTAAGTCCGCTTGCGCGGACAGCCATTCTAGGTTGCGTAGGCAACCTTTGTTTGTATAGCTTAACTCTTAAGAGTTAAGGTCTATCATTTGTAATAATTTAGCATAACTTGTTCGGTAGAACCATAATTATTTTTGCAAAGGCAACTTAATTTTAATATTTATCGTCTGTTTATAACAATAGATTAGGAAGCAAATTAGATTAACCTATGAAATTAATTGATCAGATGCGTTTAGGTTTAGCAGTTGGAGTTGCCAAAACAGTAACAGGAATTGTGCGTCAGTTAAGGTTAGGCGCAGCAAGTGTTTTACCAGGAGAAATTGCCCGTCGTGTTCATCCTAAATTGTTATCTTTACTCTGTGAACAAATAAAACAAGGAGTCATTTTAGTTGTCGGAACTAATGGCAAAACCACCACTTCTTTATTATTACGTACTATCCTAGAAGATCTAGGCTGGAAAGTTACTCATAATGTAACTGGAGCAAATTTAATTAATGGTTTAGTAACAGCTTTATTAAATAATACTAATTTAATTGGTCAATTAAATACTGATTATGCTATTCTAGAAGTAGATGAAAATATTTTACCTTTAGTTTTAAAAGATTGTCAACCGCGAATTATTTTAGCCTTGAATTTATTTCGAGATCAACTAGATCGTTATGGAGAAGTAGACACCATTAGTCAACGGTGGCAAGAAGCGATCGCGCCTCTTTCTGAGAATACGGTGATTATTCTCAATGCCGATGATCCAACTCTCTCCTATTTGGGACAAAAATTAACACAAAAAGTTAGCTATTTTGGCTTAAGTGAACCCTCACTGTATCTCGAAGAAATTCCCCACGCAGTTGATTCTATTTACTGTCCCCGTTGTGGTCATCCCTTAGATTATCAAGGGGTTTATCTATCTCATTTAGGAGATTTTAACTGTCCAAGTTGTGGTTTTAATAAAAGTAAACTTGCCTTGAATAGTAAAGATTGGCCTCAAATTTTAATCGGAGTTTATAATAAATATAACACCTTAGCTGCTGGATTAGTTGCTCAAGAATTAGCCATTGAAACTCCCCAAATTTTTAACACAGTTAAACACTTTAAAGCCGCCTTTGGGAGAGCAGAAGAATTAACTGTTGACGGCAAACATATCCGTATTTTACTTTCAAAAAATCCCGTAGGAATGAACGAAACTATTCGCGCAGTTAATGACATTAAAGCCACTGGAAAATCATCAACCACTCTACTGGTTTTAAATGATAGAATTCCTGATGGAACTGATGTTTCTTGGATTTGGGATGTAGATACGGAAAAATTAGTCAATTTAGGCGGAAATTTAGTAGTTAGTGGTGATCGCGCCTACGACATGGGATTACGTTTAACCTATAGTCAAGACACCCTTAATTCTCCCATTAACCTAATCATCAAAGAAGACTTAAATCAAGCTATTCAAACTGCCTTAAGTTTAACTACAACGGAGGAAACCTTACACATTGTTCCCACTTACTCAGCTATGTTAGAAGTCAGGGGTATTCTAACTGGTCGTCAAATTTTGTAACACTTGAGAGAAAATATTATGATTGAACAAACTGAGTCAACGACACACAAATTATATGATATAGATTATCAAATATGGTTAGAAACCACCTTAGAACAGCTTCGGAATGGTCAATATTCTGATGTAGATTGGGAAAATTTATTAGAGGAAATAGAAGGGATGACCAGAAGTGATAAACGAGCTTTAAAAAGTCTTCTGACTCGACTATTTGAACATTTGTTAAAATTAGCCTATTGGGAATCAGAAAGGGAATATAATCAAGCAGGATGGGAAGCAGAAATTGAGAATTTTCGGATTTTAATTAAGGAATTATTGGAAGATAGTCCTAGTTTAAAACCTTATTTAAGGGAAATTTTAGATAAATCTTACCAAGATGCAGTTAAAGTTACCTACAAAAAAACTAGACTCCCCTCTAATACTTTCCCTGTCTATCCCATTGCTAATTTAGAACAGATTTTAGATGATGATTGGTTGTTCATTAATAATTTATAATTTGCCCTAAAAAAGATACTTCAAAAACTATCGGATAGAGCAAATTTTTGATTCCCCGAAACTGTAAACACTATTAACCTAATAATAATTAATTCTTTAACTGTTGTGGAAAACCCAGAGAAATCTGTGGAAAATACCCCTCATCTGTGGAAAAACCCCTAATAAGCTGTTAGACATTTAAAGTATCTATTGAGGGGGAGTGTGTAGAGGCGGGTTTGTCTAACACGCTTGTTACAATATGAAAATTTTGTTAGAAACCCGCCCCTACGGGAAGGTGGGGACAATTATATGCTCAAAAACTTTTCTAGAGGGTCGATTCTTTGTTACAGTCACTCTAGCAGGGATTATTAATTCACCAAGACGAAGGATTAACATTTATTAACTCATGGCCCAACTTACACTAAACTTGATTCAAGGAGCTGTTACCTTTAGTTTTAGCCCAGAAGGAGCGATCGCACTCAAAGCAGAAATTGATCAATTAATGCAGAGTCTCAAAGCGAACGCCGCTAATATGACTGCAGGTGGCCGGCCAAAACCTCAAAAATCAATGGAATATCAATACACAGGACAAGTGTTTTTAGAAGTTTTTTGTAATCCGAACATATATCCTAGCCCTTTTGCGGCTAAAGTCTTATTAACGATTCGGGATGAACGGATTCGACTGACTACCGAAGCAGAATTGACCCGACTGATTGAAGATTTAGGGCAATATCTGGAGTCAACACTTTAGACTTCTACAAGAAGTCTAATCTACAGAGATCCTTAACAGACTTATCATAAATGGGATTCCTACCTTAGAATTGTGTAGTAAAATAGAAAAAACTTAACATTTTTTAAAATATGTTGATCCCTATTTTAATATTCGACGTAGCCCTAGTCGCCTGGTCGCTACATCTAATGCAGGAAGCCATTGAACAGCAGGAATTTTCCTTAATGCTGGCTGGTACTTTGGTCGCTTTAGCGGCGGCTGCTATGCTGGTGGTATATTTTTTGATGGGGAATTGTTTAAATTACTTAACCCATCTCTCATAATCCGTGATTGTATGCTTAGAGTATGGCAAAAACAAAAAGACCCGGAGTTTACGCCTATTACAAGCATCCCGTATTGCTGCTACCTTCCGGTCCTGACAAAGTTTGGGCGTTATAATCGCGTAAGTCCGAGTCAATTGCTAGTATAACACACAAATCCGACTTATTAGTGATTAGTCTTCATCTGTATTGAGAATTTGAGGAACCCGAAAAAAATCTCCTTCTTGAGCGGGAGCTTCCTTAAGTAAAGATTCACGATCACCATAAAGTTCAAAAGTATCTTTACGAGTAATATTACTAAGTTCAATGGCCCGAGTTGTTGGGGGGACATTTTCCGTATCTAATTGACTCAACTGCTCAAAATACTGCAAAATACTACTTAATTGACCAGCAAACTGCTCCTCTTGCTCAGTTGTAATTTCCAAACGAGCTAAATGAGCTATTTTTTCAACTTGTTGACGATCAAGCATTAGTTATTCCTCTAGAAAAAGATATCCATTTCTGAACGTCCGGTGATTTTGAGCCAATTTTGAGCTTCAATATAATTATTAGGAGCTAACCGGATAGCTTGTTTCCAGTATTCAGCCGCTTTATCAAATAAGGCTTCAGCTTCGTTTTCTTGCCCTTCTTGTTTGGCCTTTTCTCCTTGATAATGGTAAATAACGGCAATATTATTAAGAACTGAAGGCATTTGAGGATTAAGATCAATAGATTGATAATAATAATCTAAAGCTCTTTCGTGTTCTCCATTACTGGCATGAATAATACCGATATTGTAGAGAATGTAACTGCGATCATGAGAATCTTCTTCTAAGTTTAAGGCCTCATAGTAATTATCGAGAGCTTCGGCATATTCGCCGTCAGCTTGTGCTGACATTCCATCTCGATAGTAGACAAATGCTTCTTTTGCCTTTTGGTTAGTGGGCAGAATTTTGAGAAGAATATCTGCCATTACCGTGAAGGTTTTATCGATAAAGTTATCATTACGCTGAGTTCTTGGCATAGTCTTAGTGTTAGCGGTGAGATTTGATCACACTTTTGATTATACAGTTTAATCTATATTATTCATTTTTCTGAAATTGGGTACAGTTAAAGGCCATTACTTGAACTGTTAAGTTATATTTAATCAGGGTTTGAGATTGCTTCCCTAGCGATCGCAATGACGCAAAATCTTTATTTTCAGTTCTGAGTTAGAATAGTTTTTCTAATTTTACTACTATATTCCCATATTTTAAGTGACTAACTTTATTTTTTTACCACCCATTTCGGAAACTTTAGAAAATCGTCTCAAGTCTCTCCCCTCCGAACCCGGAGTTTATTTAATGCGGGATATTGAAGGACAAATTCTTTATATTGGTAAGTCAAAAAAATTGCGATCGCGGGTTCGTTCTTATTTTCGAGATTCTCAACCCCACAGTCCTCGCATTGCTTTGATGGTGCAACAAGTAAGAGATATTGAGTTTATTGTTACTGATACGGAAGCCGAGGCCTTGGCTTTAGAAGCAAATCTGATTAAAGAACATCAACCTTATTTTAATGTTTTACTCAAGGATGATAAAAAATATCCCTATGTTTGTATTACTTGGTCTGAGAATTATCCGCGCATTTTCATCACTCGTAAACGACGGTTAAATAATCCCCGCGATCGCTATTATGGCCCCTATGTGGATACTTATCTATTGCGTCGTACTTTACATTTAATTAAGAATATTTTTCCGTTACGTCAACGCCCTAAACCATTATTTAAAGAGCGTACTTGTCTGAATTATGATATTGGTAAATGTCCAGGGGTTTGTCAAGGGTTAATCACTTCTTCTGATTATCATAAAATTGTAGAAAAAGTAGCTATGGTATTTCAGGGAAGAAGTGAAGAACTACTCAATACTTTGAAGGAACAAATGGAAAAAGCGGCCAGTGAATTAAACTTTGAACAAGCTGTATTAATTCGAGATCAAATTAATGCGCTTCAATCCCTAAATACTGAACAAAAAGTCTCTTTATCTGATGATACTATATCACGGGATGCTATAGGATTGGCTGCCGATGATCAACATAGTTGTATTCAATTATTTCAAATTCGGGCGGGTCGTTTAGTGGGGCGTTTAGGGTTTTTTGCGGATAGTCAATCTCAATCTCCTGGCGCAATTTTACAACGGGTATTAGAAGAACATTATTGGCAAGCTGACCCCCTAGAAATTCCTAAAGAAATTTTAGTGCAATATGCCTTACCAGAGGCAGAAATTCTCACGGAATGGTTGAGCGATCGCAAGGGGCGTAAAGTGACTATTACTGTGCCTCAACGCCAACAAAAAGCAGATTTAATTGAGATGGTGGAACGGAATGCTAATTATGAATTGGAACGTATACAAAGAACCAATTCTCGTAATTTAACTGCTTTAGAAGATTTAACCCAACTGTTAGATTTACCTGACTTACCTCGACGTATTGAAGGATATGATATTTCTCATATTCAAGGGTCAAATGCAGTAGCTTCTCAAGTGGTTTTTATTGATGGAGTTGCTGCTCAACAAAATTACCGTCATTATAAGATTAAAAATCCTAATGTGACGAGCGGTCATTCTGATGATTTTGCTAGTTTAGCTGAGGTGATTAGTCGTCGCTTTCGGGCTTATCAGAATAAATCAGAAGCAGACTTATTAAGGTTAGAAGATTATCCCGATTTAATTATGATTGATGGGGGTAAAGGACAACTTTCTTCAGTTATTAAAATATTAGAAAATATGAATATTTTCCCGCCATTACAAGTAATTAGTTTAGCTAAAAAACGAGAGGAAATCTTCTTACCAGGAGAGTCTCAACCCTTAGCAACTGATGCGGAACAACCTGGAGTTCAATTATTACGAAGAATTCGAGATGAATCTCATCGCTTTGCGGTTAGTTTTCATCGTCAACAACGACTTAAACAGAGTCGGCGATCGCGTTTAGATCAGATTCCTGGCCTCGGTTTTCAACGACAAAAAGAGTTATTAGCTCATTTTCATTCCGTTGATTATATTCGAGAAGCTTCTTTAGCACAATTACAACAAGTATCAGGAATTGGGGAAAAATTAGCAAGAGAAATTTATAATTATTTTCATGAATAAATTGTAGGTTGGGTTGAGGCACGAAACCCAACAAATATTGTTCTACCGGACAAGTTATGTTAAATCAACGTCTACACCACAGACCTTATGTCTGATACTATAGAAACAAAGCCTCCCTTCGTCCGGCTAAATTAAACCCGCGTAGGCGGGTTTTGTTTTTATAGCTTAACTCTGAGCGGGTTTAAGCCCATAATTTCTAATAGTTTTACATACTAGGTTCGGTAGAACCTAATTTATGAGATTATAAGAAAAGTTACATAATGTTTTATTTATGTCAAGTCAAGTAAAATTAAGGTAATAAAATTCCTATGGTACAGAAATTTCGTTATCCTCTAGGGGTTTTGTCTTTGCTTTGTGCTGGTCTAATTTTTGGTTCAATTCCCACCGCACTCAAAGCAGCAATGGTCGATTTTTATCCTTCAGTACAATTAGCAATTCGATTTTTAATTGGGGCCGTCGCTTTAACTCCTTTTGTTCGTGAGTTCAATCTACGATTATTACGAGACGGTTCAATGATTGGATTAGTAGTATTTGGTTGTTTTGCTTGCGAAACCCTGGGATTACAAACAATTTCTGCCAACCGCGCCGCCTTTATTTTTGGCTTAAATTTCGTATTTGTTACCTTATTTGAACTATTATTTCGCCAAAGAATCACTATGCGGGTAGTTGTCGCAAGTGGGATAGCATTTGGTGGCATTGCCTTGATGTCTTGGGAAGGTGGAGAACCCGGAATTGGTAATCTTTGGTTACTCCTTGGGGCTATATGTGATGCCACCAGTATCATTTTACTCGAAAAATTTGCCCCTCAATATTCGGCGGTTTCCCTATCAGCTGTTCGGGTTTGGTGTGTGGCCATTCTAGGGTTATTATGGGCGGCTCCTGATATTGTACAACAATTTCATTTAATTCAAGAACATTGGCAGATTCTTCACTATTTAGGTATTATAGCCACTGCCGTTTTGTGTTTACTTTATACCGTAGGAATGCAATGGGTTCCTGCTTACCAAGCTGTTTTTATTATCGCCCTAGAACCTTTATTTGGGGCAATGATTGCCTTTTTGGTGCGGGGTGAAACCTTTGGATATCAAGGAATTATTGGGGCTTTATTGATGTTATTTGGTGTAGTTTTAGTCCTTACTGAGGGTAGTGCAAAAGATGAGCCAATTCCTGTCCTTTCTCCCGTAAAAATTCAAGTATGATTTAACTAAACTTAAAGAAAGATTAAAATTGTCATCAAATTAAGATTAGATTAACTTGCGGTTAATAAAATTTAGATTACAATGGGATAATTGTCTACCCAACATACTATGGAAGATCCCAGAGTCATCAACAAACAGAACTTTCTCTACCCTCGAAGTTCTTATTATGGTAAATTAACCGCAGAAAATTTGATTTTTAACGCTAATTTACAAGAATTCTCGCAAAAAGTAGGTTTTATCTCCAATCTCTATACAGGAGGTAAAATGTCCGGTGAGGAAGCTTATTTTCAAATTGAGGCATTGTGGGAACAACTACGACACAGTAAACAGACAATTTTGGGGTCAGACTGATCATTGAACCCCTAAAAACTTATGAATTTGTAAACTCACTCTCCATTCAGGATGTTGTAAAACATAGTCAAATACTAATGACTGACTGATGGGACTATTCCATTCGGGTTGTAAATATTTAAGTGTTTCTACGGGTACTTTTTGCCCTTGTTGTTGGGCCCATTGTAAATCTTTTTCCTGAGCAATTACTATCTTTAATTCATTAACATGAGGGTAGATAGTATCATGGGGAGATTTAAACGGTTTAGGAGAAAACGTTACCCAGTCAAATTCTCCGGTAAAAGGATGAGAACCAGAGGTTTCTAAATGGACTTTTAACCCTAAGTCTTGTAATTCTTTTGTTAAGGGGTTTAAATCGTGCATTAGGGGTTCTCCTCCCGTAATAATAATAATAGCAGCTTTCGCATTTTTAGCCATATTTCCTAACGTTTCAATAGACTGTTGTGCATAGGGTTTAACACTCCAAGTCTCTTTTTGATCACACCAGGGACAATAGACATCACATCCAGCGAGTCGAATAAAAAAGGCACTAACACCCATGTAGGCCCCCTCTCCTTGAATAGAATGGAAGGTTTCTACAATAGGGTAAGTTTTGATTAGAGGTGCGATCGTTTTCATTGCAAGTAACGTTAAACTATAACCATTATTAATCATATCAAGAATCTTAGTAGTTCTGCCTTTTCCCTATTCCTATGAGTTATCGTGTATCAAGAGTATTAATGATTATTCCTTTGCTAATCCCTGCAATTGTAGGATGTCAGTCCTTGGAAAATTTACCCATTTTGGAAAATAGTTCTCAGACACAAACACCTCAAAATACTGAATCATCTACTTTAGTTGATCCTAGCTTTCTTACTGCGATCGAGGAAGTAACTTATCGGGAGATTAATAAATATCGTTTGTCTCGTAATCTTTCTCCCCTTCAGCTTAACCCCCAAATCAGTCAACAAGCAAGAATTCATAGTGAACGAATGGCGGCCGGAATAATTCCGGTAGGTCATGATAAATTAGAAGAAAGACTGAAAATTATTAGTCTTAGTTTGCCTTTGGAAAAAGGCGTTGAAAATTTAATTGTTCATAAAAATGGAGATGACCCGGTTAAAGAAACCCTAAAACAATGGTTAAAAAATGCACAAAATCGTCAAAATATTGAAGGCAATTATGACGAAACCGGAATTGGAGTTGCTCAAAATCGAACAGGTCAGTATTATTTTACACAAATTTTTATTAAAATAATTCCTTCTCCTCTTGAGAATGAACCAGAAATTAATACATTCCTTGAACCTTTAAAAAATAGGGATATTCTCTTAGAAAAAGCTGGTCAAGATGGTGGGTTATTAATTGCTTTAGAGGAAGAAATTAATCGACGAGTTAATCAATATCGTCTCTCTAAAAATTTACCTCCGTTACAAATGAATGCCCAAATGAGTTATGTTGCTAGACAATATAGTCAAAAGATGGCTAATAAAACAGCAACCTTTAGTCATGATGGGTTTGAAGGACGGGCCAAAACTATAGGTGCAAAGATTCCTTATCAAACATTTGCTGAAAATTTAGCTTATATTAAAGGATATCCTGATTTGGCATCCGTCGCTGTTAAAGGTTGGATCAATAGTCCTGGCCATCGTAAAAATATGGAAGGTAATTTTAATTTAACCGGGGTGGGTATTGCTAAAAATTCTGAAGGCGAATATTATTTTACTCAGTTGTTTTTATTACAGCGTTAAGCTTATTATAATAGTGTAAACTTTACTGAAAATCATGACTAATTTAGATAATTTTCAAGTTTGTGATCAAGATCTTTCTGCTGAAACATTATCTCGTTATTTAACTGCTGAAGCTATGGCTGTAGATACAGAAACAATGGGATTAGTTCCTCAACGAGATCGGTTATGTTTAGTTCAATTATGCGATCCAAGTGGATTTGTAACTGCTATTCGCATTGCCCCCGGACAAACTCAAGCCCCTAATTTAAAGCAATTAATGGAAGCTAAAAATATTGTCAAAATTTTTCATTATGCACGGTTTGATGTAGCTCAATTTCGTTATAATTTTGAGATTGAAACTAATCCTATCTTTTGTACAAAAATTGCCAGTAAAATCGCTCGAACTTATACAGGTTCTCACGGATTAAAATCCTTAGTTCAAGAATTAGAAGGTATTGAATTAGACAAAAGTTCCCAAAGTTCTGATTGGGGAAATGCCAATAATTTATCCCCTGCACAATTAAGTTATGCAGCTAATGATGTCAGATATTTGGTTAAGATGCGAGAAAAATTAATGACCATGTTACAACGAGAAGATCGCTGGGAATTAACTCAAAAATGTTTTGACTGTATTCCTGTTTTTGTTTCTTTAGATTTAATGTATTATAAAGATATCTTTGAACATAATTAATGTTTAGTTGAGCGGTTTGCGCTAAGATAAAAAGAACAATCAAGAAATCATCAGTAAGAGAGGTTATTATGGCAACTATGACATTGAATCCCGATAATGTCGAAACAGTCTTAGACGAAATGCGCCCTTATTTGATGGCCGATGGTGGTAATGTTGAATTAGTAGAAATAGACGGCCCCATCGTTAAACTCCGTCTCCAAGGTGCTTGTGGTTCTTGTCCTAGTTCCACCATGACCCTTAAAATGGGCATTGAAAGACGTTTACGAGAAATGATCCCTGAAATTTCTGAAGTAGAACAAGCTTTCTAAGAAAGTGATCAGTCAACATTTGATAAATACAAAATTGTTAGTTGTTGACTGATCACATCTTAAAAATTAAGAGTAAATTAAACAGTAACAGCAATTTGTTTTGCCGCAAAAATGCGTTCAATGACTGCCTCAACCACTTTATCAGGAGTGGATGCACCAGAGGTAATACCAACAACAATGGGGCCATCAGGAAGCCAATTTTCTTGAATTTCTAAGTCTTTATTTAACGGTTTATGGTCAATACGATTATCTAACATAATACGAGTTTCACTATCAATATGATAAGAAGGA is a window of Aphanothece sacrum FPU1 DNA encoding:
- the uvrC gene encoding excinuclease ABC subunit UvrC, producing the protein MRDIEGQILYIGKSKKLRSRVRSYFRDSQPHSPRIALMVQQVRDIEFIVTDTEAEALALEANLIKEHQPYFNVLLKDDKKYPYVCITWSENYPRIFITRKRRLNNPRDRYYGPYVDTYLLRRTLHLIKNIFPLRQRPKPLFKERTCLNYDIGKCPGVCQGLITSSDYHKIVEKVAMVFQGRSEELLNTLKEQMEKAASELNFEQAVLIRDQINALQSLNTEQKVSLSDDTISRDAIGLAADDQHSCIQLFQIRAGRLVGRLGFFADSQSQSPGAILQRVLEEHYWQADPLEIPKEILVQYALPEAEILTEWLSDRKGRKVTITVPQRQQKADLIEMVERNANYELERIQRTNSRNLTALEDLTQLLDLPDLPRRIEGYDISHIQGSNAVASQVVFIDGVAAQQNYRHYKIKNPNVTSGHSDDFASLAEVISRRFRAYQNKSEADLLRLEDYPDLIMIDGGKGQLSSVIKILENMNIFPPLQVISLAKKREEIFLPGESQPLATDAEQPGVQLLRRIRDESHRFAVSFHRQQRLKQSRRSRLDQIPGLGFQRQKELLAHFHSVDYIREASLAQLQQVSGIGEKLAREIYNYFHE
- a CDS encoding NifU family protein, which translates into the protein MATMTLNPDNVETVLDEMRPYLMADGGNVELVEIDGPIVKLRLQGACGSCPSSTMTLKMGIERRLREMIPEISEVEQAF
- the gatC gene encoding Asp-tRNA(Asn)/Glu-tRNA(Gln) amidotransferase subunit GatC; translated protein: MLDRQQVEKIAHLARLEITTEQEEQFAGQLSSILQYFEQLSQLDTENVPPTTRAIELSNITRKDTFELYGDRESLLKEAPAQEGDFFRVPQILNTDED
- a CDS encoding 7-carboxy-7-deazaguanine synthase QueE, which gives rise to MKTIAPLIKTYPIVETFHSIQGEGAYMGVSAFFIRLAGCDVYCPWCDQKETWSVKPYAQQSIETLGNMAKNAKAAIIIITGGEPLMHDLNPLTKELQDLGLKVHLETSGSHPFTGEFDWVTFSPKPFKSPHDTIYPHVNELKIVIAQEKDLQWAQQQGQKVPVETLKYLQPEWNSPISQSLVFDYVLQHPEWRVSLQIHKFLGVQ
- a CDS encoding DUF29 domain-containing protein: MIEQTESTTHKLYDIDYQIWLETTLEQLRNGQYSDVDWENLLEEIEGMTRSDKRALKSLLTRLFEHLLKLAYWESEREYNQAGWEAEIENFRILIKELLEDSPSLKPYLREILDKSYQDAVKVTYKKTRLPSNTFPVYPIANLEQILDDDWLFINNL
- a CDS encoding CAP domain-containing protein → MSYRVSRVLMIIPLLIPAIVGCQSLENLPILENSSQTQTPQNTESSTLVDPSFLTAIEEVTYREINKYRLSRNLSPLQLNPQISQQARIHSERMAAGIIPVGHDKLEERLKIISLSLPLEKGVENLIVHKNGDDPVKETLKQWLKNAQNRQNIEGNYDETGIGVAQNRTGQYYFTQIFIKIIPSPLENEPEINTFLEPLKNRDILLEKAGQDGGLLIALEEEINRRVNQYRLSKNLPPLQMNAQMSYVARQYSQKMANKTATFSHDGFEGRAKTIGAKIPYQTFAENLAYIKGYPDLASVAVKGWINSPGHRKNMEGNFNLTGVGIAKNSEGEYYFTQLFLLQR
- a CDS encoding photosystem I assembly protein Ycf3; this encodes MPRTQRNDNFIDKTFTVMADILLKILPTNQKAKEAFVYYRDGMSAQADGEYAEALDNYYEALNLEEDSHDRSYILYNIGIIHASNGEHERALDYYYQSIDLNPQMPSVLNNIAVIYHYQGEKAKQEGQENEAEALFDKAAEYWKQAIRLAPNNYIEAQNWLKITGRSEMDIFF
- a CDS encoding DUF7219 family protein — its product is MEDPRVINKQNFLYPRSSYYGKLTAENLIFNANLQEFSQKVGFISNLYTGGKMSGEEAYFQIEALWEQLRHSKQTILGSD
- a CDS encoding Mur ligase family protein, encoding MKLIDQMRLGLAVGVAKTVTGIVRQLRLGAASVLPGEIARRVHPKLLSLLCEQIKQGVILVVGTNGKTTTSLLLRTILEDLGWKVTHNVTGANLINGLVTALLNNTNLIGQLNTDYAILEVDENILPLVLKDCQPRIILALNLFRDQLDRYGEVDTISQRWQEAIAPLSENTVIILNADDPTLSYLGQKLTQKVSYFGLSEPSLYLEEIPHAVDSIYCPRCGHPLDYQGVYLSHLGDFNCPSCGFNKSKLALNSKDWPQILIGVYNKYNTLAAGLVAQELAIETPQIFNTVKHFKAAFGRAEELTVDGKHIRILLSKNPVGMNETIRAVNDIKATGKSSTTLLVLNDRIPDGTDVSWIWDVDTEKLVNLGGNLVVSGDRAYDMGLRLTYSQDTLNSPINLIIKEDLNQAIQTALSLTTTEETLHIVPTYSAMLEVRGILTGRQIL
- a CDS encoding ribonuclease D, which codes for MTNLDNFQVCDQDLSAETLSRYLTAEAMAVDTETMGLVPQRDRLCLVQLCDPSGFVTAIRIAPGQTQAPNLKQLMEAKNIVKIFHYARFDVAQFRYNFEIETNPIFCTKIASKIARTYTGSHGLKSLVQELEGIELDKSSQSSDWGNANNLSPAQLSYAANDVRYLVKMREKLMTMLQREDRWELTQKCFDCIPVFVSLDLMYYKDIFEHN
- a CDS encoding DMT family transporter, which gives rise to MVQKFRYPLGVLSLLCAGLIFGSIPTALKAAMVDFYPSVQLAIRFLIGAVALTPFVREFNLRLLRDGSMIGLVVFGCFACETLGLQTISANRAAFIFGLNFVFVTLFELLFRQRITMRVVVASGIAFGGIALMSWEGGEPGIGNLWLLLGAICDATSIILLEKFAPQYSAVSLSAVRVWCVAILGLLWAAPDIVQQFHLIQEHWQILHYLGIIATAVLCLLYTVGMQWVPAYQAVFIIALEPLFGAMIAFLVRGETFGYQGIIGALLMLFGVVLVLTEGSAKDEPIPVLSPVKIQV